The following proteins are co-located in the Dyadobacter chenwenxiniae genome:
- a CDS encoding DNA cytosine methyltransferase, with the protein MSFKYIDLFAGAGGLSEGFIRAGFVPVAHVELEQAACYTLQTRAAYHYLKAAGYYSDYISYLKGDCSRSELYASIPDQLLRSVINNPIGDDFNDSIQASIDKQLSGEKVDLIIGGPPCQAYSLAGRARSANGMKGDQRNYLYIQYAKYLHRYKPKLFVFENVEGLLSAGNGSYLASMNRLFLDSGYNMQVFRVEANNFGVLQNRKRIIIIGWRKDVDFDVPSLEDICVVNNSTVSSVLVDLPAIQAGQGVDRYLTYATTTNNYLEKSLIRSESDNILTQHVARPHTEQDKEIYRIVVDKWNLTKARFNYNDLPERLKTHQNRTSFFDRFKVVAADEPFSQTVVAHIAKDGHYYIHPDIDQNRSLTVREAARLQSFPDDFFFEGVKEGSNRTPALKQIGNAVPPLMAYEIAARIKQLL; encoded by the coding sequence ATGAGTTTTAAGTATATAGACCTTTTTGCAGGTGCAGGAGGTCTTTCAGAGGGATTTATTAGGGCAGGGTTTGTACCGGTTGCGCATGTGGAGCTCGAACAAGCTGCATGCTACACTTTGCAAACTAGAGCCGCTTATCACTATTTGAAAGCGGCCGGGTATTATAGCGACTATATATCTTATTTAAAAGGGGACTGTTCTCGGTCTGAACTCTACGCAAGCATACCTGATCAGCTATTGCGCTCGGTAATTAATAATCCTATTGGAGATGATTTTAATGATAGCATTCAGGCATCTATTGATAAGCAACTGTCAGGTGAGAAGGTTGACTTGATAATCGGTGGACCACCTTGCCAAGCCTATTCCTTGGCGGGTCGCGCTCGCTCAGCAAATGGAATGAAAGGAGATCAGCGTAATTACCTCTATATACAGTACGCAAAGTATTTACATCGCTATAAGCCTAAATTATTTGTGTTCGAAAACGTTGAAGGCCTTTTGTCTGCTGGAAACGGCTCTTATTTAGCGAGCATGAACAGACTTTTTCTAGATTCAGGCTATAACATGCAAGTATTTAGAGTAGAGGCTAACAATTTTGGCGTTTTGCAAAACAGGAAACGTATTATTATTATTGGTTGGCGTAAAGATGTCGATTTTGATGTGCCGAGTTTGGAGGACATTTGCGTGGTCAATAATAGCACAGTGAGCTCTGTACTTGTAGACTTACCTGCCATTCAAGCCGGGCAAGGGGTGGATAGGTATCTAACCTACGCTACCACCACAAATAATTATCTTGAAAAAAGTTTAATCCGTAGCGAGTCCGATAATATCCTAACACAACACGTAGCAAGGCCTCACACTGAGCAAGACAAGGAGATATACAGAATTGTGGTTGATAAATGGAATTTGACAAAAGCCAGATTCAACTACAATGACCTCCCGGAAAGGTTGAAAACTCATCAGAATCGTACCTCCTTTTTTGATCGATTCAAAGTTGTTGCGGCAGATGAGCCATTTTCTCAGACGGTTGTCGCGCATATAGCAAAGGATGGGCACTATTATATTCATCCTGACATTGATCAAAACAGATCATTGACTGTTCGAGAGGCGGCGCGATTGCAATCTTTTCCGGACGACTTCTTTTTCGAAGGAGTAAAGGAGGGGAGCAACCGTACCCCTGCGTTGAAGCAAATAGGAAATGCTGTTCCACCCTTAATGGCCTATGAAATCGCAGCAAGAATTAAGCAATTATTATGA
- a CDS encoding very short patch repair endonuclease, with product MSRIRSENTKPEMLIRRFLFSQGLRYKIHDHSLPGKPDLVFPKFKTVVFINGCFWHGHDGCKYFVLPKTRSEWWATKISKTTAKDAKNAKILIERGWKVLVVWECELNSALRDTTLKSLLEKIKTVNEF from the coding sequence ATGAGCCGAATTCGGAGTGAAAATACTAAGCCGGAGATGTTGATAAGAAGATTTCTTTTTTCGCAGGGGCTACGTTATAAAATTCATGACCACTCACTTCCAGGGAAGCCAGATTTAGTATTTCCGAAATTTAAGACTGTCGTTTTTATAAATGGTTGTTTCTGGCATGGTCACGACGGCTGTAAATATTTCGTGCTGCCTAAGACTCGTAGTGAATGGTGGGCCACCAAAATATCTAAGACTACTGCTAAAGATGCGAAGAATGCCAAAATTTTGATTGAGCGGGGATGGAAGGTGCTTGTAGTTTGGGAATGTGAGCTGAACAGCGCGCTTCGGGATACCACTTTGAAAAGTCTATTAGAAAAAATAAAAACAGTAAATGAGTTTTAA
- a CDS encoding site-specific integrase — protein MDSTIKAILRKKKREDGTYPLALRVTTGRTSTYIYLKQYLKEVDWDASAGKVKKSHPNSVWLNNLILARLAEVNDQILQLATQKNDTTAATVRKAIKREAGTGFFAQARLYIEQLEMNGKFNRRSADEPRINRFKEFLKEKEIGFADINPGLLRQFQAYLRSERKVTERTVVNHLVVIRTIFNQAITAGVADSKHYPFGKGKIAIKFPDSAKIGLTAEEVKQLEDAELTAGQHHARNLWLISFYFAGMRVSDVLRLKWSDFQNDRLYYAMGKNLKAGSLKVPEKAMRILEQYSKNSTHDLVFPDLGRLVNLDNSNSVQSYIKTRVKSCNDYLKQIAEGLGLSKSLTMHIARHTFAQISADRIPVNILQRLYRHSDIKTTMGYQSQFIHQVTDDALDSVLKL, from the coding sequence ATGGACTCAACAATAAAAGCAATTTTGCGCAAGAAGAAGCGAGAGGACGGAACTTATCCACTTGCATTGCGCGTCACAACCGGACGAACGTCGACTTATATCTATTTGAAGCAGTACCTGAAAGAGGTCGATTGGGACGCGAGTGCAGGCAAGGTCAAAAAGTCTCATCCGAACTCTGTATGGCTAAATAACTTGATCCTCGCAAGATTGGCGGAGGTTAATGATCAAATTCTTCAGCTGGCAACGCAAAAGAATGATACAACCGCCGCTACCGTAAGAAAGGCAATAAAAAGAGAGGCTGGTACTGGGTTTTTCGCCCAGGCACGACTTTACATTGAACAATTGGAAATGAATGGCAAGTTCAATCGGAGATCGGCTGATGAGCCACGCATCAATCGGTTCAAGGAGTTTTTGAAGGAGAAGGAGATTGGCTTTGCAGATATCAATCCGGGGCTGCTGCGACAGTTCCAGGCTTATCTAAGAAGCGAGCGAAAGGTTACGGAAAGGACAGTCGTGAATCACCTAGTAGTGATTAGAACGATTTTTAATCAGGCAATCACCGCAGGAGTTGCAGACTCGAAGCACTATCCTTTTGGAAAAGGGAAGATTGCAATCAAATTCCCTGATAGTGCTAAGATAGGATTGACAGCGGAGGAGGTAAAGCAGTTAGAAGACGCTGAATTGACTGCTGGCCAGCATCACGCTCGTAATCTTTGGCTAATATCATTCTACTTTGCTGGAATGAGGGTTTCTGACGTCTTGCGGTTGAAGTGGTCGGATTTTCAGAACGACAGGCTATACTATGCCATGGGGAAAAATCTAAAAGCCGGATCTCTAAAAGTGCCAGAAAAGGCGATGAGAATTTTAGAGCAGTACTCAAAGAATAGTACTCACGATCTGGTATTTCCGGATTTGGGCAGACTGGTGAACCTTGATAATTCCAATTCTGTGCAGAGCTACATTAAGACAAGAGTTAAGAGTTGTAACGACTACTTGAAACAAATTGCAGAGGGCCTAGGGCTATCAAAGTCACTGACAATGCATATCGCGAGGCATACGTTCGCCCAGATTTCTGCCGATAGGATTCCTGTGAACATTTTGCAGCGGCTCTATCGTCATTCAGATATCAAAACAACCATGGGCTACCAGAGTCAATTTATTCACCAAGTGACAGATGACGCATTAGACAGTGTGCTCAAACTGTAG
- a CDS encoding acyltransferase family protein, giving the protein MNKHLYSLDYLRGFAAVSVCLFHFSDKLDYLPVGDIFKTIFSPGHFGVEIFFIISGFVIPYSMDKGHYDLSKIFVFLKKRFIRIEPPYLLCVLLAMFLNYATTLSPVYVGKPFNVDYEQLFYHIGYLNAINGKDWLNPVFWTLAIEFQYYLLIALFFPLISHKNRLVWIISLIAFNALATIFDRNYVFNFSIFFTTGILLYRYLVGKLNGAETIISAVVVVCFLIYFYSYKELIVTVLTAIVVLLPLRPTTIATFLGNISYSLYLLHFPIGLRVINLTQRFSDNVSIRQMMVFGALLISIFCAYYYYKLIEKPFKIKSQRVRYEAKETPEPESVKGKSPW; this is encoded by the coding sequence CGGAGACATTTTTAAAACGATTTTTAGCCCCGGGCATTTTGGAGTTGAAATTTTCTTCATTATATCGGGCTTTGTTATTCCCTACTCGATGGATAAGGGGCATTATGATTTGAGTAAGATCTTCGTGTTTTTGAAGAAAAGATTCATCAGAATTGAGCCGCCCTATCTGTTATGTGTGTTGCTGGCCATGTTCCTGAATTATGCTACGACATTATCTCCTGTTTATGTTGGCAAGCCATTCAACGTTGACTATGAGCAACTCTTTTATCATATAGGCTATTTGAACGCAATCAATGGTAAGGATTGGCTGAATCCGGTTTTCTGGACCCTGGCTATTGAGTTTCAATATTATTTATTGATTGCATTGTTTTTTCCCTTAATCAGCCATAAAAATCGCCTGGTCTGGATCATAAGCCTTATCGCATTCAATGCACTGGCCACAATTTTCGACAGAAACTACGTCTTCAATTTCTCGATTTTTTTTACAACAGGCATTCTCCTGTACCGCTATCTGGTTGGTAAGCTCAATGGTGCTGAAACGATTATTTCGGCTGTTGTTGTAGTTTGTTTTCTAATCTATTTTTACTCGTATAAAGAGCTGATTGTTACCGTTTTAACGGCAATAGTCGTTTTGCTTCCATTAAGGCCTACGACCATAGCAACATTTCTTGGCAACATTTCCTATTCCCTTTACCTCTTACATTTTCCGATCGGACTGAGGGTCATCAACCTGACGCAGCGGTTTTCGGACAACGTTTCGATAAGGCAAATGATGGTGTTTGGAGCATTGTTGATTTCTATCTTTTGCGCTTACTATTATTACAAGTTGATAGAGAAGCCGTTTAAGATAAAGTCTCAGCGGGTCCGGTACGAAGCAAAAGAAACGCCGGAGCCGGAAAGTGTAAAAGGAAAAAGCCCCTGGTGA